One Echinicola strongylocentroti DNA window includes the following coding sequences:
- a CDS encoding formylglycine-generating enzyme family protein yields MLPNKFVISAVVAGSILLFNAKSIVYSDSFEPYKQEIPHTDLIFGMAPIPAGEFVMGSPGDEEGRKEDEGPQRTVSVDAFWMGTHEMTWDIFELFLNKNYEASISQKELSPEVDGLTRPSTPYLDMTFGMGKEDKPAIGMTQYGAIQFCKWLYTKTGKFYRLPTEAEWEYAARAGASTAYFFGNETSTLTEYAWFAENSEETTHKIGQKAANPWGLYDIYGNVMEWTNDAYVPQYPKIAEVDNNPRATSDELYPRVIRGGSYISEADELRSSRRFASNAKWKQIDPQIPKSRWWFPEAPFLGIRVVRPLEQPSEEEIMAYYDQAPIDDY; encoded by the coding sequence ATGTTACCCAATAAGTTCGTGATTTCTGCTGTAGTGGCAGGTAGTATTTTGCTGTTTAATGCAAAAAGCATTGTATATTCTGATTCATTTGAGCCATATAAGCAGGAAATCCCTCATACTGATCTGATTTTTGGAATGGCTCCTATTCCTGCTGGAGAATTTGTAATGGGTAGCCCAGGGGATGAGGAAGGAAGGAAGGAGGATGAAGGGCCACAGCGAACCGTTTCGGTGGATGCATTTTGGATGGGGACGCATGAGATGACTTGGGATATTTTCGAATTGTTTCTAAACAAAAATTATGAGGCTTCTATAAGCCAAAAAGAACTATCACCAGAAGTGGATGGGTTGACCAGACCTTCCACACCGTATTTGGACATGACATTTGGGATGGGCAAGGAAGATAAACCCGCCATTGGCATGACACAGTATGGTGCCATCCAGTTTTGTAAGTGGTTATATACCAAAACAGGGAAGTTTTACCGGTTGCCGACAGAAGCGGAGTGGGAGTATGCCGCTAGAGCTGGTGCCAGTACGGCCTATTTTTTTGGAAATGAAACGTCAACCTTAACGGAATATGCCTGGTTTGCTGAAAACAGTGAAGAAACCACGCATAAAATAGGTCAAAAAGCAGCTAATCCATGGGGGCTGTATGATATCTATGGCAATGTCATGGAATGGACCAATGATGCCTATGTACCACAATACCCCAAAATCGCAGAGGTAGATAACAACCCAAGGGCTACTTCTGACGAATTGTACCCAAGGGTAATCAGAGGAGGAAGTTACATCAGTGAAGCTGATGAACTACGAAGCAGCAGGCGTTTTGCTTCCAATGCTAAATGGAAACAAATCGACCCACAAATCCCAAAAAGCCGCTGGTGGTTTCCTGAAGCTCCTTTCTTGGGGATACGAGTGGTAAGACCACTTGAGCAGCCTTCAGAGGAGGAGATCATGGCCTATTATGACCAAGCACCTATTGATGACTATTAA
- a CDS encoding 3-keto-disaccharide hydrolase — protein sequence MFKKLSFPFALVLSGIICFSCNQKKESTTSEDGWTSLFDGESLEGWKALGGEAEFVIEDNAIVGISKVNTPNTFLSTEEVYDDYILELDLKIEDETSNSGVMTRGQYNADKNRVFGYQVEADPKERAWSGGIYDEARRGWLYPLTLHPEARKAFKLGEYNHYRIEAIGNEIKTWVNGQAVAYVVDDMDSQGFIGLQVHGIGGNPDHAGRKTYFKNIKVQTENLEPKAFEKGHYVVSTVDNTLTDYEKQDGWKLLFNGKNSDGWKSTNKDEFPSKGWTINNGVLTIAESDGSESQSYGDIVTKDMYSAFDLSFQFKLSEGANSGVKYFVTLDEKTSGSAIGLEYQILDDEKHPDAKKGKNGNRTLSSLYDLITADKQSRFTKKIGEWNQGRVVVYPNNHVEHYLNGIKVLEYERGSEAYRELVAGSKYAKWEDFGEAEEGHILLQDHGNLVSFKSIKLKDLK from the coding sequence ATGTTTAAGAAATTATCTTTTCCATTTGCACTTGTTTTGAGTGGAATAATTTGTTTTTCCTGTAACCAAAAGAAGGAAAGTACTACCTCTGAAGATGGATGGACCTCTCTTTTTGACGGGGAGTCACTAGAAGGCTGGAAAGCCCTGGGCGGAGAGGCCGAATTTGTCATTGAAGATAATGCCATTGTTGGTATTTCTAAAGTAAACACCCCCAATACATTTTTGTCAACAGAAGAGGTGTACGACGACTACATTTTGGAGCTGGATCTTAAAATTGAGGATGAAACGAGCAATTCGGGTGTCATGACACGCGGCCAGTACAATGCGGACAAAAACCGTGTTTTTGGCTATCAGGTAGAGGCGGACCCTAAAGAGAGAGCTTGGTCTGGAGGCATTTATGATGAAGCCAGAAGAGGTTGGTTATATCCATTGACACTCCATCCAGAAGCAAGAAAAGCCTTTAAACTAGGCGAATACAACCACTATCGGATCGAGGCTATCGGCAATGAGATCAAAACGTGGGTAAATGGCCAGGCCGTTGCCTATGTCGTGGATGATATGGATAGCCAAGGTTTTATTGGCCTTCAAGTACACGGCATTGGAGGTAATCCTGACCATGCCGGTAGAAAAACCTACTTCAAGAACATTAAGGTCCAAACGGAAAATCTGGAGCCAAAGGCTTTTGAAAAAGGACATTATGTAGTCAGTACTGTAGACAATACGCTTACGGACTATGAAAAACAAGATGGCTGGAAATTGCTCTTTAACGGAAAAAATTCTGATGGCTGGAAATCCACCAATAAAGATGAATTTCCTTCTAAAGGCTGGACGATCAATAATGGTGTGCTGACTATTGCAGAATCTGACGGCAGCGAATCCCAATCATACGGGGATATTGTCACAAAAGACATGTACAGTGCTTTCGACTTGTCTTTCCAGTTCAAATTATCTGAAGGGGCCAATAGTGGAGTGAAGTACTTTGTGACATTGGATGAGAAGACTTCCGGATCAGCTATAGGACTGGAATATCAAATCCTAGATGATGAAAAACACCCAGATGCCAAAAAAGGCAAAAACGGCAATAGAACATTGTCTTCCCTCTATGACCTTATCACTGCTGATAAGCAGTCTAGGTTCACTAAGAAAATCGGTGAATGGAACCAAGGACGTGTAGTCGTATATCCAAACAATCATGTGGAGCATTACTTGAATGGCATCAAAGTCCTTGAATATGAAAGAGGTTCTGAGGCTTACCGTGAACTGGTAGCTGGCAGTAAATATGCCAAATGGGAAGATTTTGGTGAGGCCGAAGAGGGACATATCCTTCTCCAGGATCATGGCAACTTGGTAAGCTTCAAAAGCATCAAGTTAAAAGATTTAAAATAA
- a CDS encoding TRAP transporter substrate-binding protein produces MKKSNNYHRPNFLVSLLICSFLAVFISCKGSGGNKVIKLGHGLDTKHPVHEAMLYMAERLEEKSNGKLTMKVYPNAQLGNERELVELLQIGSLGMTKVSSAVMESFAPKIQVLSQPYLFRDNKHRERVLNGDIGKMLLNEGTQFWLKGLCFYDAGSRSFYTKDKPVESPEDLVGKKIRVMESNTAINMVKSFGGSPTPVSWGELYTALQQGIVDGAENNPPSVISSRHYEICKYYSLDEHTAVPDMLMVSTKVWDRLTEEEQRWLQEAADESATFQYKIWAEAEKESMRQLEAEGVTITRPDKEPFRKAVEPMYEQIKQTQPEMYEIIENIRNHE; encoded by the coding sequence ATGAAGAAATCAAACAATTATCATAGACCCAATTTTCTTGTTAGTTTATTGATTTGTAGTTTCTTGGCTGTCTTTATTTCGTGTAAGGGTTCAGGTGGAAATAAAGTGATCAAACTAGGTCACGGTTTGGATACCAAACACCCTGTACATGAAGCCATGCTCTATATGGCCGAAAGACTAGAAGAAAAATCTAACGGCAAATTGACCATGAAGGTGTATCCCAATGCCCAGTTGGGCAATGAAAGGGAACTAGTAGAACTGTTACAGATCGGCAGTCTCGGCATGACCAAAGTGTCATCAGCGGTAATGGAGAGTTTCGCTCCAAAAATCCAAGTGCTGAGCCAACCTTATCTTTTCAGGGACAATAAACATCGCGAACGTGTACTGAATGGTGATATCGGCAAGATGTTATTGAATGAAGGTACCCAGTTTTGGCTGAAGGGACTGTGTTTTTATGATGCAGGATCAAGGAGTTTTTATACCAAGGATAAACCTGTGGAATCCCCAGAAGACCTGGTAGGTAAGAAAATCAGGGTGATGGAGAGTAATACGGCCATTAATATGGTGAAGAGTTTTGGAGGATCGCCCACGCCGGTTTCTTGGGGGGAGCTGTATACGGCCCTGCAACAAGGCATCGTAGATGGTGCAGAAAACAACCCACCCAGTGTAATAAGCTCAAGGCATTACGAAATCTGCAAGTACTATTCACTAGATGAGCATACAGCGGTTCCGGATATGTTGATGGTCAGTACCAAGGTATGGGACAGGCTTACCGAAGAAGAGCAGCGTTGGCTGCAGGAAGCAGCAGATGAATCGGCTACGTTCCAATACAAGATTTGGGCAGAGGCGGAAAAAGAAAGCATGAGACAGTTGGAAGCGGAAGGGGTTACCATTACTCGTCCAGACAAGGAGCCATTCAGAAAAGCCGTGGAGCCAATGTACGAACAGATCAAACAGACACAGCCTGAAATGTACGAGATTATAGAAAATATTAGAAACCATGAATAA
- a CDS encoding Gfo/Idh/MocA family protein, whose translation MNLKNKNQRRDFIKTSALVTGGMMLSPFSIPGAHAAGSDEIKIALIGCGGRGTGAAFQAFGTDQNIKLVAMADAFRDRLDDSYKALSSKIGTEKVVVTEDKKFVGFDAYKDAIAEADVVLLATPPGFRPIHFEEAIRQGKHVFMEKPVATDANGIRRVIAAAEQAKAKKLNVVVGLQRRYQDNYIETIKRIEDGAIGDIVGGHVYWNGGGVWTRARTPEQTEMEYQMRNWYYFNWLCGDHISEQHVHNIDIANWVKGGYPVKAEGTGGRMVRTGLDTGEIFDHHTVRFTYADGTVIDSECRHFPGAFNKVDEAFTGTKGRAYMNAGNVGKLTALNGNSLYDHDGKDNINPYQQEHNKLFAAIIKGEYAYEDATRSAMSTMTSILGRNATYSGKEISWDEAFNSKIDLMPEKFAWDAMPKVLPDENGLYPHAVPGQTKVI comes from the coding sequence ATGAACCTAAAAAATAAAAACCAACGGAGGGATTTTATCAAGACTTCTGCCCTAGTAACAGGCGGCATGATGCTCAGTCCATTTTCAATTCCTGGTGCTCATGCAGCAGGAAGCGACGAGATAAAAATCGCCTTGATCGGATGTGGTGGCAGAGGAACTGGAGCAGCTTTCCAGGCTTTTGGTACCGATCAAAATATAAAATTGGTGGCCATGGCCGACGCCTTTAGAGATAGGCTGGATGACAGCTATAAAGCCCTGTCTTCTAAGATAGGCACCGAAAAAGTAGTGGTGACGGAGGATAAAAAGTTTGTGGGCTTCGATGCCTATAAAGATGCTATAGCGGAAGCGGACGTAGTGTTATTGGCTACTCCTCCGGGTTTTAGACCCATCCATTTTGAGGAAGCGATCCGTCAGGGCAAACATGTTTTTATGGAAAAGCCCGTGGCCACAGATGCCAATGGCATCCGAAGAGTAATAGCTGCTGCTGAGCAGGCAAAAGCCAAAAAACTCAATGTAGTCGTAGGCCTTCAGCGGCGGTATCAAGACAACTACATCGAAACCATCAAGCGTATCGAAGACGGAGCAATTGGCGACATCGTCGGCGGGCATGTGTACTGGAACGGGGGAGGAGTATGGACCCGAGCCAGAACACCGGAACAGACCGAGATGGAATACCAAATGCGGAATTGGTACTATTTCAATTGGCTTTGTGGAGATCACATTTCAGAGCAACATGTTCACAATATCGATATTGCCAACTGGGTAAAAGGAGGGTATCCCGTAAAAGCTGAAGGTACCGGAGGCAGAATGGTCCGTACAGGGCTGGATACAGGTGAGATTTTTGACCACCACACCGTTCGGTTTACCTATGCAGACGGCACGGTGATCGATAGTGAATGCCGCCATTTCCCAGGAGCTTTTAATAAAGTAGATGAAGCGTTTACAGGAACCAAAGGAAGGGCCTATATGAATGCTGGGAACGTAGGGAAGTTAACTGCCCTTAATGGAAACTCCCTCTATGATCATGATGGAAAAGATAATATCAATCCTTATCAACAGGAGCATAATAAACTCTTTGCAGCAATCATAAAGGGAGAGTATGCTTATGAGGATGCCACCAGGTCAGCGATGAGTACCATGACATCCATTTTAGGAAGAAACGCTACCTATTCCGGAAAAGAAATCTCTTGGGACGAAGCCTTCAATTCTAAAATAGATTTGATGCCCGAGAAGTTTGCTTGGGATGCCATGCCAAAAGTATTACCAGATGAAAATGGACTCTATCCTCATGCCGTCCCAGGGCAGACCAAGGTAATCTGA
- a CDS encoding Gfo/Idh/MocA family protein gives MKKNNNRREFIKKSALATAGISSLGALGFSAKSYGKIMGANDRINVAICGLGRRLGAYYDPISLPISNVNLVYLCDVMKSQREKAAKSFEKRIDHTPKLENSIFKVIEDPEVDAIINATPDHWHAPGTWMAVEAGKHVYVEKPCSHNPREGELLVEYQKKYNKVVQMGNQQRSSSPSQEIINAIHNGEIGNPYKATAFYSNARGQVVNPSKAPVPEGLDWDLFQGPSPRKEYMHDTWDYNWHWYGWDFGTAETGNNATHELDIARWALQVDFPNRVMVDSGKYHWPEDGWTMYDTMDAVFKFEGNKTIQWDGKSRNSMKTYGGGRGTIIYGTEGSAFIDRNGYKQYDRGGKLVKENYGAGSEAGTALGGGGDVSTTHVYNFFQAIRGKEKQNSPIDEGAKSTLLCHLANIASRTGDVLECDSKNGHITNSKAAKKLWSRDYEKGYEPTI, from the coding sequence ATGAAAAAGAATAACAATAGAAGAGAATTTATAAAAAAATCTGCCCTCGCTACCGCAGGGATATCCAGCTTAGGAGCACTAGGGTTCAGTGCAAAAAGCTATGGCAAAATCATGGGCGCAAATGACAGGATCAATGTGGCCATTTGCGGCCTTGGAAGGCGACTGGGGGCATACTATGACCCTATTTCCCTCCCGATCTCCAATGTCAACTTGGTCTATCTCTGTGATGTTATGAAATCACAAAGGGAAAAGGCCGCTAAGAGTTTCGAAAAACGCATTGACCATACACCAAAACTGGAAAACAGTATATTTAAGGTCATTGAAGACCCAGAAGTGGACGCCATTATCAATGCCACACCTGATCACTGGCATGCTCCGGGTACTTGGATGGCCGTAGAGGCTGGAAAACATGTCTATGTAGAAAAACCTTGTAGTCACAATCCCCGTGAAGGTGAATTGCTCGTAGAGTACCAAAAGAAATACAACAAGGTGGTTCAAATGGGTAACCAACAGCGGTCCTCTTCTCCATCGCAGGAAATCATCAATGCGATTCACAATGGTGAAATAGGAAATCCCTATAAAGCAACGGCTTTTTATTCCAATGCCAGGGGACAGGTAGTAAATCCTTCAAAAGCTCCCGTGCCTGAAGGCCTGGACTGGGACCTCTTCCAAGGCCCTTCTCCACGTAAAGAATATATGCATGACACTTGGGATTACAACTGGCACTGGTACGGTTGGGATTTTGGTACTGCAGAGACCGGTAATAACGCCACGCATGAATTGGACATTGCCAGATGGGCACTTCAAGTAGATTTTCCAAATCGCGTCATGGTGGATTCCGGCAAATACCATTGGCCAGAGGATGGCTGGACGATGTACGATACCATGGATGCGGTATTCAAGTTTGAAGGCAACAAGACCATCCAATGGGACGGAAAAAGCCGGAACAGCATGAAAACCTATGGTGGCGGCAGAGGAACAATTATCTACGGTACGGAAGGTTCTGCATTCATCGACAGAAATGGCTATAAGCAGTACGATAGAGGTGGTAAATTGGTGAAGGAAAACTATGGTGCTGGCTCTGAAGCAGGTACTGCCCTTGGTGGTGGTGGAGATGTATCTACTACACACGTGTACAATTTCTTCCAGGCCATCAGAGGAAAAGAAAAACAAAATTCCCCAATTGATGAAGGAGCAAAAAGCACCTTACTTTGCCACTTGGCAAACATCGCCTCACGTACAGGAGATGTCCTAGAATGCGACTCCAAAAATGGCCATATCACCAATAGCAAAGCAGCCAAAAAGCTGTGGTCAAGGGATTATGAGAAGGGTTATGAGCCTACTATTTAA
- a CDS encoding sugar kinase, whose product MNKRVITLGEIMMRLSTPGHERFVSSNNYNVVFGGAEANVAISLANWGVSTAHVTAFPNHDIGKAATQYLRFAGLDTQYVFFEEGRMGLYFVENGAMQRSSKIIYDRFDSVFANFDGKAIDWKEVFDGADWFHWTGITPAISASAAKICEDAVNAAHEMGIKISGDINYRRNLWQYGKQPLDIMPGLIAKTDLIIAGLTDFENCMDIHEKEYIAACKKAQEISPSIKYISTTHRDNISASHNKLSGVLWNGKELLNSKSYDMTHIVDRVGGGDAYMGGLIYGLLKGGDQDALEFAVAASVLKHSIPGDANFVSADEVAQLVKGENVGKLLR is encoded by the coding sequence ATGAACAAACGAGTAATTACTCTCGGAGAAATTATGATGCGGCTTTCTACTCCGGGACACGAGCGATTTGTAAGCAGCAATAATTATAACGTTGTTTTTGGAGGTGCTGAGGCCAATGTAGCCATATCATTGGCCAATTGGGGGGTGTCAACAGCCCACGTCACGGCTTTTCCTAACCATGACATAGGAAAGGCAGCCACTCAATATTTACGCTTTGCCGGACTGGATACACAGTATGTGTTTTTTGAAGAAGGTAGGATGGGGCTGTATTTTGTCGAAAACGGTGCCATGCAGCGATCGTCCAAAATTATCTACGATAGGTTTGATTCCGTATTCGCCAATTTTGACGGTAAAGCGATTGATTGGAAGGAAGTTTTTGACGGAGCAGACTGGTTTCATTGGACTGGGATCACTCCAGCCATCTCAGCTTCGGCAGCAAAGATATGTGAAGACGCTGTAAATGCCGCCCATGAGATGGGGATCAAAATCAGCGGAGACATCAATTACCGTAGAAACCTCTGGCAATATGGCAAACAACCCTTGGATATTATGCCAGGCCTCATAGCGAAAACCGACTTGATCATAGCCGGTTTGACCGATTTTGAGAACTGTATGGATATCCATGAAAAAGAGTATATAGCTGCATGTAAAAAAGCACAGGAAATATCTCCGTCCATCAAGTATATATCCACTACCCATAGGGACAATATCAGTGCTTCCCACAATAAGCTATCGGGAGTATTATGGAATGGAAAAGAGCTACTCAATAGTAAAAGTTACGACATGACACATATCGTAGATCGAGTAGGAGGAGGAGATGCTTATATGGGAGGATTGATCTATGGTCTCCTGAAAGGAGGAGATCAAGATGCTCTGGAGTTTGCCGTGGCAGCTTCTGTATTAAAGCATTCCATTCCAGGTGATGCCAATTTTGTGTCTGCTGATGAAGTGGCCCAATTGGTAAAAGGTGAAAATGTTGGGAAATTATTACGATAG
- a CDS encoding UxaA family hydrolase: protein MLHKILKIHPKDNVLVALANLKAGEVITYKGNDITLTHDVKAKHKFAEQEFSTDEDIYMYGIICGKAMNHIAKGEVLTTQNVAHKTSAFTGERDFKPWSAPDVSKWADRTFMGYHREDGQVGTANYWLVIPLVFCENRNIEIMKNAFVEELGFAKPNKYKSFVKQMKDLYTQGKKEQIAELTVDTVEQDGASRIFQNIDGIKFLTHQAGCGGIRQDSEMLCGLIAGYINNPNVAGATILSLGCQNAQPAILREKLDKINPDLKKPVIILEQQEEGTENTLLTNAIQKTFLALTDADQQGRKPAPLSKLTVGLECGGSDGFSGISANPSVGHASDLVVALGGKTILSEFPELCGVEQELINRCTTDESADKFVSLMRAYAASAEAVGSGFDMNPSPGNIKDGLITDAMKSAGAAKKGGTSPIVDVLDYAEFVTKPGLNLLCTPGNDVESTTAMAGSGANVILFTTGLGTPTGNPVTPVLKVSSNHILAEKMDDIIDINTGGVISGDKTIDQMGEEILEHIIEVASGNKKAKAQTLNQDDFIPWKRGVSL, encoded by the coding sequence ATGTTACATAAAATCTTAAAGATTCACCCAAAAGATAACGTGCTAGTGGCACTGGCAAACCTAAAAGCTGGCGAGGTCATTACCTATAAAGGAAATGATATCACACTGACACACGACGTTAAAGCCAAACATAAATTTGCCGAACAGGAGTTTTCTACCGATGAGGATATTTATATGTATGGTATCATTTGTGGGAAGGCCATGAACCACATCGCCAAAGGTGAAGTACTGACCACCCAAAATGTAGCCCACAAGACATCAGCGTTTACTGGTGAAAGGGATTTCAAGCCTTGGAGTGCACCTGACGTAAGCAAATGGGCTGACCGCACTTTTATGGGATATCACCGGGAAGATGGACAAGTCGGAACAGCTAACTACTGGCTGGTCATACCGCTGGTGTTCTGCGAAAATAGAAACATTGAAATCATGAAAAATGCTTTTGTAGAAGAATTGGGTTTTGCGAAGCCCAATAAATACAAGAGTTTCGTGAAACAAATGAAAGACCTTTATACACAAGGTAAAAAAGAGCAAATTGCTGAGTTAACTGTTGATACTGTTGAGCAAGATGGAGCGTCCCGTATTTTTCAAAACATAGATGGCATCAAATTCCTCACACACCAAGCTGGCTGTGGTGGTATCAGACAAGATTCTGAGATGCTGTGTGGATTAATTGCCGGATATATCAATAATCCCAACGTGGCTGGAGCTACTATCCTCAGCCTAGGCTGCCAAAATGCCCAACCTGCTATCCTGAGAGAAAAACTGGATAAGATCAATCCGGATTTAAAAAAGCCAGTGATTATCCTTGAACAACAGGAAGAAGGAACCGAAAACACTTTATTGACCAATGCCATTCAGAAAACCTTCCTTGCCCTCACTGACGCTGACCAACAAGGGCGTAAACCTGCGCCATTGAGTAAACTCACTGTGGGGCTTGAGTGCGGTGGATCGGATGGTTTTTCTGGCATATCTGCCAATCCTTCTGTAGGGCATGCTTCTGATTTGGTAGTGGCACTTGGAGGCAAAACCATTCTTTCGGAATTTCCCGAGCTTTGTGGGGTAGAGCAAGAGTTGATCAACCGGTGCACAACAGATGAATCAGCGGACAAGTTTGTTTCACTCATGAGGGCCTATGCCGCTTCAGCGGAGGCCGTTGGTTCTGGTTTTGACATGAACCCCAGTCCTGGAAATATCAAAGATGGATTGATTACCGATGCCATGAAATCAGCTGGTGCTGCCAAAAAAGGAGGAACCTCTCCTATCGTGGATGTACTCGACTATGCTGAGTTTGTAACGAAACCTGGCCTAAACTTACTGTGTACCCCAGGAAATGATGTGGAAAGCACCACTGCCATGGCAGGTTCGGGAGCCAATGTCATTCTCTTTACCACTGGACTGGGCACCCCTACCGGAAACCCTGTAACGCCTGTGCTAAAAGTCTCCTCCAATCATATTTTGGCCGAAAAAATGGACGATATCATCGATATCAATACTGGTGGCGTCATCTCTGGAGATAAGACCATCGATCAGATGGGTGAAGAAATCCTTGAGCACATCATCGAAGTGGCCAGCGGCAATAAAAAAGCCAAAGCACAGACACTCAACCAAGACGACTTTATTCCTTGGAAAAGGGGCGTGTCATTGTGA
- a CDS encoding bifunctional 4-hydroxy-2-oxoglutarate aldolase/2-dehydro-3-deoxy-phosphogluconate aldolase gives MKFSNKEIIEAMETTGMIPVCNHSDVEVAKNVLDASYNGGVRVFEFTNRGENALEVFKELKAYSNRHSGLILGIGTIFTPKEVEDFIEAGADFIVSPALIPNVAVTATRNNTLWIPGCGTVTEIFNAQEMGAQVIKAFPGNVLGTSFISAVKAVLPSLKIMPTGGVEPTKENLSEWFGAGVTCVGMGSQLFKKDWINQQKFDALEKQISEALDIIQVIRNSQ, from the coding sequence ATGAAATTCAGCAATAAAGAAATTATTGAAGCTATGGAGACCACAGGGATGATCCCTGTCTGTAACCATAGCGATGTAGAAGTGGCAAAAAATGTACTGGACGCTTCTTATAATGGCGGTGTAAGGGTATTTGAATTCACCAACAGGGGTGAAAATGCCCTGGAAGTTTTTAAAGAATTAAAAGCCTATTCCAATAGGCACAGTGGGCTTATTTTAGGTATTGGAACAATCTTTACGCCCAAGGAAGTGGAAGATTTTATAGAAGCAGGTGCTGATTTTATTGTCTCACCGGCCCTTATCCCCAACGTAGCCGTAACCGCTACTAGAAACAACACCCTTTGGATCCCCGGCTGTGGTACGGTCACAGAAATCTTCAATGCCCAAGAAATGGGAGCGCAGGTCATCAAAGCTTTCCCGGGCAATGTATTGGGAACATCATTTATTTCTGCTGTTAAGGCTGTATTACCTTCCCTTAAGATCATGCCAACTGGGGGTGTGGAGCCTACCAAAGAAAACCTCTCTGAGTGGTTTGGGGCAGGAGTGACTTGTGTAGGAATGGGCTCACAACTATTTAAAAAGGACTGGATCAACCAACAGAAATTCGATGCACTGGAAAAGCAGATTTCAGAAGCACTGGATATCATCCAAGTCATTAGAAATAGCCAATAA
- the metF gene encoding methylenetetrahydrofolate reductase [NAD(P)H], with translation MKVTEHIKQAKSTLFSFEILPPLKGQSLNDMLDGISPLMDFNPPFIDVTYHREEYIYKKHSNGLLEKVSTRKRPGTVGICAALMNRFNVDTVPHILCGGFNKEETENVLIDLNFIGVENVLALRGDAPKSEGRFVPEEGGHHYSNELVEQIVGMNHGRYLHEETETGFQTDFCVGVAGYPEKHFEAPSFKFDLKYLKAKVDAGAEYIVTQMFFDNQKYFEFVKQVREAGITIPIIPGLKPITTLRQITVLPSIFFLDLPDQLMDELEKCKDNAAVRQVGIEWAIQQSKELVEFGVPCLHYYTMSKASTVHKVASAVF, from the coding sequence ATGAAAGTAACTGAACACATCAAGCAAGCCAAAAGTACACTTTTCTCTTTCGAGATTTTGCCTCCTCTAAAAGGGCAAAGTCTTAATGACATGTTGGATGGTATTTCTCCCTTAATGGACTTTAATCCCCCCTTCATAGATGTTACCTATCATCGGGAAGAGTATATTTATAAAAAGCATTCTAATGGACTTTTGGAAAAAGTAAGTACCCGAAAACGTCCAGGAACAGTAGGGATCTGCGCGGCCTTGATGAACCGCTTCAACGTAGATACGGTGCCTCACATATTATGTGGTGGGTTCAATAAAGAGGAGACTGAAAATGTCCTTATTGATCTGAATTTTATTGGCGTAGAAAATGTCCTGGCACTACGGGGGGATGCACCAAAATCCGAAGGAAGATTTGTCCCCGAAGAGGGAGGTCATCATTATTCCAATGAGTTAGTAGAACAAATCGTAGGCATGAACCATGGCCGTTATCTGCATGAAGAAACAGAAACAGGTTTCCAGACTGATTTCTGTGTTGGAGTGGCCGGGTATCCTGAAAAACATTTCGAGGCACCAAGTTTTAAGTTTGATCTGAAATACCTAAAAGCAAAAGTCGATGCTGGTGCTGAGTACATCGTGACACAGATGTTTTTTGACAACCAGAAATATTTTGAATTCGTCAAGCAGGTAAGGGAAGCAGGGATAACCATCCCGATTATACCAGGTCTCAAGCCGATTACGACATTAAGACAAATCACGGTCTTGCCAAGCATTTTCTTCTTGGATTTGCCGGATCAGTTGATGGATGAATTGGAAAAATGCAAGGATAATGCGGCGGTCCGCCAAGTAGGTATCGAGTGGGCCATTCAGCAAAGTAAAGAATTGGTCGAGTTTGGCGTGCCTTGTCTACATTACTACACCATGAGCAAAGCCAGCACGGTTCACAAAGTAGCCAGTGCCGTTTTTTAG